The following coding sequences lie in one Oncorhynchus nerka isolate Pitt River linkage group LG14, Oner_Uvic_2.0, whole genome shotgun sequence genomic window:
- the sars2 gene encoding serine--tRNA ligase, mitochondrial: MATCIGMVVRLGTLNVLKPVSRHFKRQGTKVFTHSRSTHEVRSSLYEHVREGYSDKPDLDMRLVCEETDKVIANVETRKGDLRGADVREIVYVWQQLEAVRKEISHLEKQKKVISHRVRALVDQNDKKSLANIPEFKEATKEGREIRHRLTQLYPRESELEEEHYGRALRLPNTTHPDVPIGDESQARVVELVGQKPEFDFKPRGHLEIGEELGLIRQRRLAHVSGHRSYYLRGAGARLQSALQNFALETLQQRGFIPMVVPDMLKGAVFEGCGMQPHAHRSQVYSLDPACFPDLNLAGTGEVGIAGYFMDHAVNWKDLPVRSVCSSTCYRAETDTGRETWGLYRVHHFNKVEMFGVTADETGEESSQMLEEFLSLQKEIFSSLELHYRVLDMPTQELGRPAHRKYDIEAWMPGRDSYGEISSGSNCTDYQSRRLNILYEGEDGSLHYAHTVNATACAIPRTIIAILETHQTKEGTVLVPPVLQPFLGLEVIEKPKYIPLKYIGPNQPNRMPRPVPKPR; encoded by the exons ATGGCGACTTGCATTGGCATGGTTGTTCGGCTTGGCACATTGAATGTCTTAAAACCTGTTTCAAGACACTTTAAAAGGCAGGGGACAAAAGTGTTTACCCACAGCCGCTCCACACATGAGGTGCGAAGTAGTCTGTACGAACATGTCCGCGAGGGCTACAGTGACAAGCCAGACTTGGACATGAGACTTGTGTGCGAGGAGACTGACAAAGTCATTGCCAATGTGGAGACTCGGAAAGGGGACCTACGGGGAGCAGATGTCAGGGAGATC GTGTATGTTTGGCAGCAACTTGAGGCAGTGCGAAAGGAAATATCACATCTGGAGAAGCAGAAGAAAGTGATCAGCCATAGAGTTCGGGCTCTTGTG GATCAGAATGACAAGAAATCCCTAGCTAAT ATTCCTGAGTTCAAGGAGGCTACGAAGGAGGGTCGGGAGATCCGTCATCGGCTGACCCAGCTTTACCCCAGAGAGAGTGAGCTGGAGGAGGAGCACTATGGCCGAGCCCTGAGGCTGCCTAACACCACACACCCCGATGTG CCAATTGGAGATGAGAGCCAAGCGAGAGTGGTGGAGCTGGTTGGACAGAAGCCAG AGTTTGACTTCAAACCCAGGGGACACCTAGAGATTGGGGAGGAGCTTGGTCTTATCAGAcagag GCGTCTTGCCCATGTctcaggtcataggtcatactATCTAAGGGGAGCGGGGGCCAGACTCCAGTCTGCTCTACAGAACTTCGCCCTGGAAACACTGCAGCAGCGG GGGTTTATACCTATGGTTGTGCCAGACATGCTGAAGGGGGCTGTATTT GAGGGTTGTGGAATGCAGCCCCATGCCCACAGGTCGCAGGTGTACTCTCTGGACCCCGCCTGcttccctgacctcaacctggcTGGCACAGGGGAGGTGGGCATAGCAG GTTATTTTATGGACCATGCTGTTAACTGGAAGGACCTTCCTGTCAG GTCTGTGTGCAGTAGCACATGTTACAGGGCTGAGACGGACACAGGCAGAGAGACTTGGGGCCTTTACAGAGTACATCACTTCAACAAG GTGGAGATGTTTGGTGTGACTGCAGATGAGACTGGGGAGGAGAGCTCTCAGATGCTGGAGGAGTTCCTGTCCCTGCAGAAGGAGATCTTCTCCTCCCTGGAGCTCCACTATAG AGTACTGGACATGCCCACCCAGGAGCTAGGTCGCCCAGCACACAGGAAGTACGACATTGAGGCCTGGATGCCAGGGAGGGACAGCTATGGCGAG ATCTCCAGCGGGTCTAACTGTACAGACTACCAAAGCAGACGCCTCAATATCCTATATGAGGGGGAGGATGGTAGCCTACATTATGCTCATACG GTGAATGCCACAGCGTGTGCTATTCCCCGTACTATCATTGCTATACTGgagactcatcagaccaag GAAGGGACAGTGTTAGTGCCTCCTGTCTTGCAGCCCTTCCTGGGGTTGGAGGTGATTGAAAAGCCCAAATACATTCCTTTGAAATACATCGGACCAAACCAGCCCAATCGCATGCCCCGCCCTGTCCCAAAGCCCAGATGA
- the LOC115141641 gene encoding golgin subfamily A member 6-like protein 24, translated as MRSPHYYFKVISFSLRPLYSDPMGVLIFTALLWTFSGVGCLPLSSSLPIGKVADCIQDSLKSNSGVPHSGCDKRRTDDAVHRHQGLLRELQDLAQEEREKEREYGRENERYEENQAEGERDREGRKEEQNNDKKETEKEELREKETKADGVEEEEKVEMKDRTNEEIREEPRLEEKRGDEEESAKELEELLAKEIRKIGEEEKEDRELEELLKELKKKRYESVKEKELQRGSEAEEERKKDEEEEQKKGEKEQLDILEKEERKRSEERKNNEVELLVEKGKVERELKELLEEQDSMKNVEKEKEREEKQEELEELLKKMKRVQEEEEREEEERKRGNARDEVKVDKESQKEGEIHKELEKVKERESEKEVKEPQQKRVMEKASDESTRQFEKERNRDDDDDDDDEEADEEDDDENNEDWEEEEEDEDKKEDVEEDEGAELLEIEAELRKVAAELRELHRSR; from the exons ATGAGGTCGCCGCATTATTATTTCAAGGTTATTTCCTTTTCTTTAAGGCCTTTATATTCAGATCCTATGGGAGTTCTTATTTTCACGGCGTTGCTTTGGACCTTCAGTGGAG tgggatgccttcctctatcctcctctctaccgATTGGAAAG GTTGCTGACTGTATTCAGGACTCTCTGAAGAGTAACAGCGGTGTGCCACATTCTGGCTGTGACAAACGCAGAACAG aTGATGCTGTCCACAGGCACCAGGGTCTCCTGAGAGAGCTGCAGGATCTAGCCCAGGAGG agagggaaaaagagagagagtatgggaGGGAGAACGAGCGATATGAGGAGaaccaggctgagggagagagggacagagaggggaggaaggaggagcagaATAATGACAAGAAGGAGACTGAGAAAgaagagctgagagagaaagagacgaaggcagatggggtagaggaggaggagaaggtggagatgAAGGACAGAACAAATGAGGAGATAAGGGAAGAGCCCAGACTGGAGGAGAAaaggggggatgaggaagagagcgCCAAAGAGTTGGAGGAGCTCCTCGCAAAGGAGATAaggaagataggagaggaggaaaaaGAGGACAGGGAGCTTGAGGAGCTGCTCAAGGAGCTGAAGAAGAAAAGGTACGAGTCTGTGAAGGAGAAAGAGCTCCAGAGAGGGTcagaagcagaggaggagaggaagaaggatgaggaggaggagcagaaaaagggagagaaagagcagcTAGATATTcttgagaaggaagagaggaaacgCAGCGaggagaggaagaacaatgagGTGGAGCTGCTGGTGGAGAAAGGGAAGGTGGAGCGGGAGCTCAAGGAGCTGCTGGAGGAACAGGACAGCATGAAGAAtgtggagaaggagaaagagagggaggaaaaacaGGAGGAACTGGAGGAGCTCCTCAAAAAGATGAAACGTGTGCAAGAGGAGGAGGAgcgagaagaagaggagaggaagagagggaatgcCAGGGATGAGGTGAAAGTGGACAAAGAGAgccagaaggagggagagattcACAAGGAATTGGAGaaggtgaaagaaagagagagtgagaaggaggtTAAGGAGCCTCAGcagaagagagtgatggagaaagCGAGTGATGAGTCGACCCGTCAGTTTGAaaaggagaggaacagggacGATGATGATGACGACGATGATGAAGAAGCAGATGAGGAAGATGATGATGAAAACAATGAGGattgggaagaggaagaggaggatgaggacaaAAAGGAGGATGTTGAGGAGGATGAAGGAGCG GAGCTTCTGGAGATTGAGGCAGAGCTGCGAAAAGTGGCTGCAGAGCTTCGGGAGCTTCACAGGAGTCGTTAA